The following proteins are co-located in the Carassius auratus strain Wakin chromosome 7, ASM336829v1, whole genome shotgun sequence genome:
- the LOC113105628 gene encoding cytidine deaminase — protein sequence MAVAELVAKCLQAREMAYCPYSGFPVGAAILTTGGAIITGCNVENASYGLTVCAERTAIQRAVAKGYRRFTAIAVTCDIKDSFVGPCGACRQVLMEFGTEWDVYLTKPDGTYRKTSLRDLLPLAFTPAHLQKN from the exons ATGGCTG TTGCGGAGCTAGTGGCAAAATGCTTGCAGGCACGAGAAATGGCTTACTGTCCGTACAGTGGGTTTCCAGTCGGTGCTGCAATTCTGACGACAGGGGGCGCCATTATAACTG GATGCAATGTTGAGAATGCCTCCTATGGCCTTACTGTGTGTGCGGAGAGAACTGCGATACAGAGAGCAGTCGCAAAAGGATACCGAAGATTTACAGCCATAGCGGTCACATg TGATATCAAAGATAGTTTTGTGGGACCCTGCGGTGCTTGTCGACAGGTATTAATGGAG tttggcaCAGAATGGGATGTTTACCTCACTAAGCCAGATGGCACCTATAGGAAGACCAGTCTCAGAGACCTCTTGCCTTTAGCATTCACCCCGGCTCACCTGCAGAAGAACTGA